CTGCTGACCACGCAGTACCTGGAAGAGGCCGACCAACTCGCCGATTCGATCTGCGTCATCGACCACGGCGGCGTGATCGCCTACGGCACGGGTGACGAGCTCAAGGCGCGCGTCGGAAAGGACCGGGTCGAGATGGTCCTTTCCGAGGGCGAGGACCTCACCGGCGCCGGCCTGGTGATGGCCTCGGAGGGTCGGGGCGAGGTATCCATCGAGGAGCACACCCGCAAACTGATCGTGCCGGTTTCGGACGGTTCCCGCTCGCTCGGCGGCATCATCCGCAGGCTGGACGAGCTGGGCATTCCCTTCGACGACATCGCCCTGCGCCGTCCGACCCTGGACGACGTGTTCCTCTCCCTCACCGGTCACGCTACCGAGACCGGTCAGGACAGCGAGGACCCTCGAGTGAAGGAGACCACCGAGTGACCGTCCTGTCACCGCCCCCCGCCGTCCGGCCGCCCACCGGGGGCGCCATCGGCCAGTCCCTGCGCGACTCGTTCATCGTCGCCAAGAGCGGGCTGATCAGGGTCAAGCGCGCTCCGGGCATGATCATATTCATGCTGATCCAGCCGACCATCTTCATCGTGCTCTTCACCTTCGTGTTCGCGGGCTCGGTGAGCATCGGCGGCAGCACCGACCGCGCGGCGTTCCGCGAGTTCAACGTGGTCGGCATCATGGCCCAGACCGTCGTCTTCTCGGTCATCGCGACCGCCGCGGGCATCGCCGACGACATGCGCAAGGGACTTGTCGACCGGTTCCGCTCGCTGCCGATGGCACGCGGCGCGGTGCTCACCGGCCGCACCCTGTCCGACGCGGTGACGATCGCTCTCGTCCTGGTGGTACTGGGCAGCGTCGGAGCGGCAGTCGGCTGGCGCTTCCACGAGGGCATTCCCAAGATGCTGGCCGGCTTCGCGCTGCTGTTCCTGCTGGGATACGCCTTCACCTGGGTCGGCGCGCTGACCGGACTGATCTCACGCTCCCCGGAGACGGCCTCGTCGGCTCCCATGCTGTGGATCTTCCCGGTGTCGTTCATCTCCAACGCCTTCGTGGACCCCACCCAGATGTCCACCCCACTGCGGTACATGGCCGAATGGAACCCGTTCAGCGCCACCGTGCAGGCCGCCCGCATCCTGTTCGGCAATCCGGGTACCGGAGCGAGGGACGCATGGCCGATGCAGCACCCGATTGAGGCGTCGCTGATCTACTCGGTCATCATCATCGTCGTCTTCCGCACCCTGGCCGTGCGCAAATACCGGCGTACCGCCACATCCTGACGGGCGTTGCCCCGGATGCGGGTGCCGGCGAGTTCAAGGCAGAAGGGGCGGGTCGCCAGACCCGCCCCTTCTGCGTCGCATCGTTCGCGCGATCCCGTCCGGACGGCGAGGGCCGGGCCGCGGGAACCGCGGAGTCACTGATCTTCGGCCGGCCCCTGGGTGCAGTACGGCAGATAGGCGTCCAGCAGGTCGTCCAGGTAGCCCTGCGCGCTCCGCAGCCCCGGGCGGAAGTCCGGAATATGGGACTGGAGCCGGCGGATCGACACGCGGGTGACTGCCGCGTCGCCGGGAACGTACGTCCGCACCGCGCTCGTGCCCAGCCGCTTCTCGATGCCGTCCAGGATCGCCTCGACATGCTGCGGCGCCCCGGATGCCACATTGAGGACCTCGTCCCGCACACCCTGGCCGAGCAGTCGCCCGATGGCATCGACGAGGTCGTTGACGTCCAGCAGGTCCCGGTGGACGCCCTGCTGCACCCGCACGGCGCCGGCCCGTACCTGCCGCGTCAGTCCGGGCAGCAGCTGGTGAGACCGTTGGTGCCGGCCCACCGTGTGGCTCAGCCGCAGGATCAGATGCGGGACTCCCGACCCGCGGATCGCCGACTCGAGCGCCAGCTTGCTCCGGCCGTACGCCGATGGCGGAGCCACCAGGTGGTCCTCCTCGGAGCACGGGGCGCCGGTGGACCCGTACACCGCGAATGAGGCCGAGGAGAAGAACAGCACCGTCCTGTGCCGGTCCCTGCACTCGCGCAGCACCTCGCGCACCAGCTCGGCTTCCCGGGCGAACTCCGCGGGCGGGACGCCCGAATGACTGGAGACGCCGGCCGCGATCGCGGTGACCCCGGAAAACCGCTCCGTGAAAGCTTCCGAGAGATGCCGGGCGAGAAAGCCGTGGCCGATGATCTGCACGTTTTGCTCCAACTCTGCGGCTCGGGAACCCAGGAAGCAGATCAGCGCAGAAGCGCGTGACGAATCGTCAGTTTCCGCATGCTCACGGTCCCGTGGATCCGGATACGCAGCCGGCCGGAACCGGAGGACCGCCGGGGCTTGTAGGACAAGCCCTTCATCCCGGTGTTCATGTCCTCGACGTCGACGACCGAGTCGCGCGGCACGATGATCCGGACGCGTCCCACGCCGGCCAGGACCTCGAGGTCGACGACCGGATGCTCGATGACCGCCCGGGACAGGTCCAGGTACACCGTCGCGAGTGCCGATGCGACCGTGAGGTCCGCGGGCACCCTCCACCGGCCGCGCCGGACGATCAGCCCGCTCACCGCGGTGATCGTGGTCCGGTCGTCCGGGTTCTGTGCCGGGAGCCCCGCCACGGCCACATCGAGCTGGCCTCGCGTCGTGGCGCTCAGCGCCTGTTCGAGGCACTGGTCCAACTGCTGGTGCGTGAGCTGTCCCTTTGCGTACGCGTCCTTCAGTAACTGTGTGGCCCGGTCTCGGTCGTCGTCGCCGATGAGCGTATTCGGGTCCTTCGGCTGGGAAGCCATGTCCTCAACTCTCATGTCATGCCAGTGGATCACCTGCATCTTGCCAACAGCAGGCTCTCACCGCGGGGGAACGCCCCGGGCCGTCTCGGGCCCGGGGCGCACAATCGGGCGAATCAGGACCCGTCACCCGTGTCCCTCCGGCGCAGCCGCGGCGAGCGGGCCTTCGGAGCATTGTCGACGATGCGCGCCAGCGCCGCGACGTCGGGAGCTGCGTACACCTCGTTGATCAGCACCCTGACCCCCAGTGTTCTGCCGATCCGGCCGGTGAGGCCGGACGCCAGCAGTGAGTCGCCGCCCAGATCGAAGAAGTTGTCGCCGACACCCACCTGGTCGATGTGCAGCACATCCGCTATCAGGGCGCACAGCTCCTTCTCCGCCCGGGTGCGCGGCGGCGTGGAGTCCTGGCGGGGGCGGCCGGGTTCGGACAGCGCGTCCCGGTCCAGTTTGCCGTTCTGGTTGAGCGGCAGCGCTTCGAGCAGGGTGTAGGCGGACGGCAGCATGTACTCCGGCAGAACCTCCCGCAGGCTGGTGCGCACGTCGTCGAGCAGGGCGGCCCGGCCGGACCACCGTGGCGGGGCCGTGGCCGGCGTGGCTTGGGGGCCGGGGTCCGCGCTGCGGCCGTCGTCGCGCCGGGCGTAGACGTTGTAGAGGACCGTGTTGTGCAGCAGGCCGCTGTCCTGTTCGCACACGACCTCGAAGCCGTGGTCGGTGAGGAGCGCCTCGACCTGTGCCAGCCTGCCGTCGACGTCGTGGAGTTCGATGGCGAGCTGCCGGATCCTCGGCCAGTGCTCCGGGCGGATGCCCTTGAGGACCTCGTGTTCGGCGCCCTCCACGTCGATCTTCATCAGGTCGATCCGGTCGATGGCTTCCTGTTCGATGATCTCCGAGAAGGTGCGCACGCGGCAGGTGAACGTCCGGCTCTCGAGGCGGGACTCGACGACCTCGTCGATCAGGTCCTCCTCGGTGGCGCCGGGCCGCGCGCCGTCGGCCGGCTGCGCCTTGTTGCGCAGGTAGGCGCGTACCAGGTCGCGTGCCTCGGGCGCGGTGGTGGCACGGGTGGAGTTGACGGTGTTGTGGGGGTAGAAGGTGAAGGTCTCCTCCTGCTCCTTCGCCCCCAGTGCGCAGTCGAACAGCTTGGCGTCGATGCCGTGGAGCTCGACGTTGCGGCGCAGCGAGTCGTGCAGTGGGGGGAGCGGTTCGAAGGCGTAGAGACGGCCGTTCGGGTTGCGGTTCGACGCGAACAGGGTGAACAGGCCGATGTTGGCGCCCACGTCGACGATCGTGTCGCCGTCGTCGATGGTGATGCCGCCTCGCAGGTACTCCTCGCGTGTGAATATCTCGTCGTAGACGAAGTCCGTCTCGCTCTTGTTGTGGTGGAACACCGTCATGCCGTTGGGCAGTTCGCGGACCGGCGGGCGGGCGTCGCCGTCGGTGCGTTCCAGGCGGAGCAGTTCGAGCACCGCCGGTGCGCGGTCCGCGGCGGGGACGAGGTAGGCCACCAGTCGCTTGTCCCCGTCGCCGTAGTCGCGGGTGACGACCCGCGCGTCCTGGACGGCGGGGTGTTCGGTGAGCCGGGCCTCGATCTCCCCCGGTTCGATCCGGAACCCGCGGACCTTCACCTGGTCGTCGTTGCGTCCCAGGTACTCGAGGGTTCCGTCGGGCAGCCGCCGGGCCAGGTCCCCGGACCGGTACATCCGTGCGCCCGGCTCGCCGCCGAACGGGTCCGGAAGGAAGCGCTGGGCGGACAGTCCCGGGCGGTTGAGGTAGCCGCGTGCCACGCCCGCGCCGCCGACGTACAGCTCGCCGGTGACGCCGGCCGGTGTGGGGCGCAGGTACCGGTCGAGTACATAGGTGCTCAGGTCCGGCAGGTGCCGGCCGATCGGGCTGACGGCCCGGTCCGTGTCGGCCCCGGTCAGGTGGTGGTAGGTGGTGTGCACCGTGGTCTCGGTGATGCCGTACATGTTCACCAGCCGGGTGCGCCGGTTGGCCGGGCGCCGCATCCAGGGCTTGAGCAGTGTCGGGTTGAGTGCTTCGCCGCCGAACACCACCAGTCGTACGGCGTGCGCCGCGCCGGTCTCGCCCTGGGCGGCGGTCAGCTGGTGGAAGGCCGTCGGCGTCTGGTTCAGCACCGTCACACGCGAGGAGCACAGCAGCCGGTACAGATCCTGTGGGTTGCGGGCGATGTCCTGCGGCACGACGACCAGAGTGCCGCCGTGCAGCAGGGCGCCCCACATTTCCCACACCGAGAAGTCGAAGGCGAACGAGTGGAGCAGTGCCCACACGTCGTGCTCGTCGAAGGCGAAGTGGTCCCGTGTGGTGGTGAACAGCCGTACGACGTTGCGGTGTTCGACTGTGACGCCCTTCGGGGTGCCCGTGGAGCCCGATGTGTAGATGGCGTAGGCCGCGTGGGCGGGCCGGACGCCGGTGTCCGGCAGGTTCTCGGCCGGGAGGCCGCTCCACCGGTCGGCGTCCGCGCGCACGTCGAGGACCGGGACCGGCGGTATTGCGGGGTCCGGGTCGGCCGGGGTGTCGGTCAGCAGGAGGTGCGGTGCGCTGTCGCGCAGCACGAGGGCCACCCGTTCGGCGGGGGATGCGGGGTCGATCGGCACATACGCGCCGCCGGCCTTGAGTACGGCGAGGACGGCGATGACCAGATGCTCGGTGCGCTCCAGGCGCAGCGCGACCAGGGTCTCCGGCCCGACGCCCAGGTTCCGCAGGTGACGGGCCAGGCGGTTGGCGCGTGCGTTGAGTTCCCGGTACGACAGGCTGTGGTTCCCGGCGGTGACGGCGACCGCGTCCGGGGTGGCGGCGGCCACGTCCTCGAACCATGCGTGGATGCACCGGTCCGGCGGTTGTGCTGCCGGCTCGTCGTTGCGCTCGGCCAGGACCTGGCGGCGTATCTCGTCGTCCAGGACGGGCAGTTCGAGGGTGGGGCGCTGGGCGGCCCGGTCGGAGTCGAGGGCGTCGGCGAGTCGCGCCACCGAGGTCTCGAGGTAGTCGATGACGGACTGCGGGTCGTAGGGCAGGCCGGCTCGCCCTTCGAGGGTGAAGCGTCCGTGGAGGTCGCTGATCGCCACTTCCACGGGTTCGGCGCGTTCGTCGTCCGCGGCATTCCCGTTCGCGTGCGGGCCTGGGAAGTCGAGGATCGTGCGGGGCCGCGGGGGGTGTGCGGGGTGGCCGGATCCGCGCAGGTGCCGGTCCATGGTGTGCACCAGGTCGCGCGCGCTCATCGCGGTCAGGTCGACTCGGACGGGCCGGTTCTCGCCGAGTGCGGTGCTGCCGAAGCTCACGTCCGCGCGTCCGCTGAGCATCGACACCGTCAGGGCCCAGCCCGCGTGGAAGAGCGCCGCCGGGTGGGTCCGGAATTTCTGCGCGTACGTGCGGACCCGTTCGCCGAGGTGGGGGTCCAGCGCTCGGCTGTGGGCACTGGGCCCGGTGTCCTCGTCGGCTGTCAGTTCTCCTGCGGGCTCCTGGACGACGAGGTCGCCCAGCGGGGCCCGTATGTCTGCGGCGATCCGTTGGAGAACCCGCCCGTACAGTGCGGCGACTTCCTGTGCGTAGTCCTGGTCGAGGAGCTGGCGCTGGTACTGGATGTTCAGCTGTAGCCGGTCACCGTCGGGGTGGGCGAACACGGTCACGGGGAAGTGGCTGAGGGAGTGCAGGCCGATGCTGGTGACGGCGAAGCCCGCCGCCTCGGCCGCCTCGGCCGCGGCCTGTCTGTCCAGGGGGAAGGACTCGAAGCCGATGACGGTGTCGAACAGTGTCGGCAGTCCGGCGGCGCTCTGGATCTCGCCGAGTCCGCAGGGAGGGCGGACCAGGAGGGTTCCCTGGCGTTGCTGCAGCTGTTCCAGCAGCTGTGCGGCGGTCTGCTGCGGGTCGCATCGTATGCGTACCGGCACGGTGTTGATGAAGGTTCCGACCATGCGGTCGGCGTCGACGAGCTCCGCGGGCCGCCCTGCGACCGCGGCTCCGAACACGACGTCGCGGTGGCCGGTCAGATGGCTGAGGACGACGGCCCAGGCCCCCTGTACCAGGGTGTTGAGGGTGACCCCGATGTCGGCGGCCCGGTCCGGCAGTGCCAGGGCGGCGGCGGCCGGCAGGGGGACGTCGATGCGGTCGGTGCCTTGCGCCGGGCCGGCGGGAGGGGTGCCGGCCGCGAGCAGCGTCGGTTTGGTCAGGCCGGCCAGCTCGCCCGCCCATGCGCGGGCGGCTTCCTGTGTGTCCTGCCGGTCCAGCCAGGCGAGGTACTCGCGGTAGCTGGGGGCAGGTGGCAGCGCTGCGGCGCTGCGGTCGGCGTAGAGCCGCAGCAGGTCCTGTGTGAGCAGGGGCAGGCACCAGCCGTCCAGGGTGGCGTGGTGGGCCGTCAGGATCAGTACGTGAGCGTCCTCGGCCAGGGTCAGCAGCGACATGCGCAGTGCCGGTGGCAGGGCGAGGTCGAAGTGGATCGTCAGGTCACTGGACAGGAACTGCCGGTATGCGCTGTCGCGCATGGCTTCGGCGAGGCTGCTCAGGTCGAGGTACTGCCAGGGCAGCTCGACGCCGTCCACGACGAACTGGACGAGGGTGCCGTCGGGTCCCGGGGCGTAGGCGGCCCGCAGGCCGGGGTGGCGGTCGACGAGGGCCTGTGCGGCGGTGCGCAGGCGTGTGGGGTCGATGGGCCCGGACAGGTGCAGGGTGTACTGGACCTGGTAGGTGTCGACCTCGGCGGATGTCTCGTGTTCCATCAGCGAGTGCACGAGCAGTCCCTGCGGAAGCGGTGCGACGGGCCAGACGTCGGACAGGCCCGGATAGTGCTGCTGCCAGTCGTCGAGTTCCTGCTGGGTGATGCCGGGCAGGAGTACGTCCGACGGTGTCAGGCCGCCTGCGCCGGTCCGGGCGGTGTGCCGGGAGATCGCGTCGAGCGCCAGGGCCCACAGATCTGCCAGTTCCTGCACGTCGGCGGTGGTGAGGGCGGTTGGGGAGCCGGTGAACACGGCTTCGAGGCGCGGGCCTTGGGGGGTGTCGACCACGGCGGTCCGGACGGCGAGGTCGGCGTCCGCGGCGGCGTCCGGTGCCGTGGGCACGGTCCATCCTTCGGCCGGAGTGAAGTGCGCACCGGGCAGGTCCGCGGCGGGGGCCGGGAATCGGCCCAGGTGGGCGAAGGAGATCCGGCCGCCCGGGGACCGCTTGAGGACGGCTGCGGTCCTGGGGTTGAGGTGGCGCAGGAGGCCGTAGCCGATGCCCTGGTCGGGCAGGGCGCGCAGCTGCTCCTTCACGGCCTTGACGGCGGTGCCCGCGGCGGGTCCGCCGGCGAACGCCTCTTCCAGGTCGACTCCGGTCA
The sequence above is a segment of the Streptomyces sp. NBC_01255 genome. Coding sequences within it:
- a CDS encoding DUF1707 SHOCT-like domain-containing protein — translated: MQVIHWHDMRVEDMASQPKDPNTLIGDDDRDRATQLLKDAYAKGQLTHQQLDQCLEQALSATTRGQLDVAVAGLPAQNPDDRTTITAVSGLIVRRGRWRVPADLTVASALATVYLDLSRAVIEHPVVDLEVLAGVGRVRIIVPRDSVVDVEDMNTGMKGLSYKPRRSSGSGRLRIRIHGTVSMRKLTIRHALLR
- a CDS encoding non-ribosomal peptide synthetase translates to MSDPRGSSADEPFAGTGVPPATFTELFEARAQEMPLNPAVECAGTLWTYRELNAAANRFAHWLIGRGIGPEQTVAVAMERSAEQIAALLGIMKAGAAYLPFDLGHPAERIAYMAADAAPTAVLTTRTAAARLPAGLDADVLAVDAPQTAADRRGAPETNPLDSDRLAPLSTANTAYVIYTSGSTGRPKAVTVTHLGLAALRAEAVRVGELGTATGARVLQYAALSFDMSVWDLVTALTTGALLVLPAQEQLVGEELAEVLAEREVTHATLPPSVLATLPTGTSASLDHLRVLVVGGEASTPALVAEWGTKRRLFNAYGPTEATVWATFAGPLRDGKVPIGTAMTDTRTYLLGEDLTPVADGQAGDLYLAGPGLARGYLGRPSQTATRFLADPLGPAGGRMYRTGDVARVGTDGQLEYLGRSDGQVKLRGQRIELGEVEAVLATHPRVRQAAVVVHDTDTGAKHLVGFVVPAPDTQTHRDGPAGRAGQLTLGPGLGAAELRAFLARRLPEAMIPGTIMVVDEMPLTPNGKADRAALPRPQFRGADYRPPRSPAEEHLADAFAEVLCLARVGIDDDFLSLGGDSIQAMRVASQARARGLEVSFRQIFESRTVAALADAISAAQPDPATERADGGAGRLPHLPATHLLHELGPRSARHCQAILLNLPQGMDRTALATTLTALIDHHDMLRVRVTQSDAGGLVVAPPGSVAADSLIRRVAADTPWQAAAGTDRAEEWKRLTQSELEAAAARLDPAAGTVAQFTWFDTGTRQAGRLLIVLHHLLVDAHSWRILLADLTTAGQQLRTGRTIELPPVTTPLPLAARALTLEAHRPARAAELDTWLAAVDGPDPAVGTRHPHPAHDTHPAPVGARILLPAPLTDTLLTTLPSAFRCGVEDGLLTALAMTLAKRRAASGADTPSALIRLDEYGRPAADATGADLSRTVGRLTATTPVRLDMTGVDLEEAFAGGPAAGTAVKAVKEQLRALPDQGIGYGLLRHLNPRTAAVLKRSPGGRISFAHLGRFPAPAADLPGAHFTPAEGWTVPTAPDAAADADLAVRTAVVDTPQGPRLEAVFTGSPTALTTADVQELADLWALALDAISRHTARTGAGGLTPSDVLLPGITQQELDDWQQHYPGLSDVWPVAPLPQGLLVHSLMEHETSAEVDTYQVQYTLHLSGPIDPTRLRTAAQALVDRHPGLRAAYAPGPDGTLVQFVVDGVELPWQYLDLSSLAEAMRDSAYRQFLSSDLTIHFDLALPPALRMSLLTLAEDAHVLILTAHHATLDGWCLPLLTQDLLRLYADRSAAALPPAPSYREYLAWLDRQDTQEAARAWAGELAGLTKPTLLAAGTPPAGPAQGTDRIDVPLPAAAALALPDRAADIGVTLNTLVQGAWAVVLSHLTGHRDVVFGAAVAGRPAELVDADRMVGTFINTVPVRIRCDPQQTAAQLLEQLQQRQGTLLVRPPCGLGEIQSAAGLPTLFDTVIGFESFPLDRQAAAEAAEAAGFAVTSIGLHSLSHFPVTVFAHPDGDRLQLNIQYQRQLLDQDYAQEVAALYGRVLQRIAADIRAPLGDLVVQEPAGELTADEDTGPSAHSRALDPHLGERVRTYAQKFRTHPAALFHAGWALTVSMLSGRADVSFGSTALGENRPVRVDLTAMSARDLVHTMDRHLRGSGHPAHPPRPRTILDFPGPHANGNAADDERAEPVEVAISDLHGRFTLEGRAGLPYDPQSVIDYLETSVARLADALDSDRAAQRPTLELPVLDDEIRRQVLAERNDEPAAQPPDRCIHAWFEDVAAATPDAVAVTAGNHSLSYRELNARANRLARHLRNLGVGPETLVALRLERTEHLVIAVLAVLKAGGAYVPIDPASPAERVALVLRDSAPHLLLTDTPADPDPAIPPVPVLDVRADADRWSGLPAENLPDTGVRPAHAAYAIYTSGSTGTPKGVTVEHRNVVRLFTTTRDHFAFDEHDVWALLHSFAFDFSVWEMWGALLHGGTLVVVPQDIARNPQDLYRLLCSSRVTVLNQTPTAFHQLTAAQGETGAAHAVRLVVFGGEALNPTLLKPWMRRPANRRTRLVNMYGITETTVHTTYHHLTGADTDRAVSPIGRHLPDLSTYVLDRYLRPTPAGVTGELYVGGAGVARGYLNRPGLSAQRFLPDPFGGEPGARMYRSGDLARRLPDGTLEYLGRNDDQVKVRGFRIEPGEIEARLTEHPAVQDARVVTRDYGDGDKRLVAYLVPAADRAPAVLELLRLERTDGDARPPVRELPNGMTVFHHNKSETDFVYDEIFTREEYLRGGITIDDGDTIVDVGANIGLFTLFASNRNPNGRLYAFEPLPPLHDSLRRNVELHGIDAKLFDCALGAKEQEETFTFYPHNTVNSTRATTAPEARDLVRAYLRNKAQPADGARPGATEEDLIDEVVESRLESRTFTCRVRTFSEIIEQEAIDRIDLMKIDVEGAEHEVLKGIRPEHWPRIRQLAIELHDVDGRLAQVEALLTDHGFEVVCEQDSGLLHNTVLYNVYARRDDGRSADPGPQATPATAPPRWSGRAALLDDVRTSLREVLPEYMLPSAYTLLEALPLNQNGKLDRDALSEPGRPRQDSTPPRTRAEKELCALIADVLHIDQVGVGDNFFDLGGDSLLASGLTGRIGRTLGVRVLINEVYAAPDVAALARIVDNAPKARSPRLRRRDTGDGS
- a CDS encoding NAD-dependent epimerase/dehydratase family protein, which gives rise to MQIIGHGFLARHLSEAFTERFSGVTAIAAGVSSHSGVPPAEFAREAELVREVLRECRDRHRTVLFFSSASFAVYGSTGAPCSEEDHLVAPPSAYGRSKLALESAIRGSGVPHLILRLSHTVGRHQRSHQLLPGLTRQVRAGAVRVQQGVHRDLLDVNDLVDAIGRLLGQGVRDEVLNVASGAPQHVEAILDGIEKRLGTSAVRTYVPGDAAVTRVSIRRLQSHIPDFRPGLRSAQGYLDDLLDAYLPYCTQGPAEDQ
- a CDS encoding ABC transporter permease, whose translation is MTVLSPPPAVRPPTGGAIGQSLRDSFIVAKSGLIRVKRAPGMIIFMLIQPTIFIVLFTFVFAGSVSIGGSTDRAAFREFNVVGIMAQTVVFSVIATAAGIADDMRKGLVDRFRSLPMARGAVLTGRTLSDAVTIALVLVVLGSVGAAVGWRFHEGIPKMLAGFALLFLLGYAFTWVGALTGLISRSPETASSAPMLWIFPVSFISNAFVDPTQMSTPLRYMAEWNPFSATVQAARILFGNPGTGARDAWPMQHPIEASLIYSVIIIVVFRTLAVRKYRRTATS